Below is a window of Helicobacter sp. MIT 05-5293 DNA.
GGTTGGCATATCGATGAAATGCCTTGTGCAGGTTCGCGAAATATCGCCAAAAAACACGGATTAAATATTGATGATTTACGCGGTAGGCGTGTGAGCATTTACGCTGATGATGATTTTGACTTACTCATTGCCTTAGATTCTAATAATCAACGTGATTTGATTTCTTTAGGCTTTGAAAAATCAAAGATTAAAAAAATGGGTGATTTTGGCTTAAAAGGCGCAGATATTCCTGACCCTTATACTTATAAAGATGAAGAGGGGTTTGAACGCATCTACCAAATGCTTAAAATTTGTGTGCATCAGCTACTCTCTATACACTATCCTGTGGTAGAATCTCATCAGAATCTACAACAAAAATGAGGGTATTATGGGCGTTCCTCTACTTTATGGTATCAAAACTTGCGGAAGTGTGAAAAAGGCAATAAAACTGCTTGATTCACATCAGATTGCGTATGATTTTATTGATCTTAAAATCCACACTCCAAGCCTCAAAGATATTGAAATATGGGCAACACAAAAAGGCATACAAACGATTCTCAACACCAAAGGTATGACTTATAAGAATCTCAAAAAAGACAATCAATTGCCCCAAAATGATACTCTTGAAGAAAATATTGCACTTCTTCATCGCGTCCCTATGCTCCTTAAACGCCCTATCATCTCTTACAAAGAAATGCTTGTTGTCGGTTTTGATGAAGACGCACTAATGAATTTTGTACAATATGTTAAGGGCAATCAATGATTCTCAAGAAGATTCTTAATCTTTTTCCTATATTTTTTCTTATATTTTTTCTTACTTCCTGCTCTTCAAAAATCATTCAAACAACACAAATTAAAGATCTACAAACCCTTCCTCAAGATGCCTCTTTCTACATTGATTCTCAACAAGAAAAAGCGACTGCAAAGGTTGCCGCAAAAGATTTGCAAGCCTTGCAAAAAGATTATTTAGAAAAATTCTATTCCGTTTGGAAGCAAAAGCCCAACCCAAAAACCGCCGAAATCTTTTGGATTAAGCCCTCTTTGCTTTCATCACCGGGTTTTGGCGAACATCTCCAACCTAACAGCAAAGAATACACAAAAAATATCCTTGATACGATGCAAATTGAACGCTACCCTAGTCTCAATAAAAAAGCAATCATCACAAGAACTACTAATGTGCGTGCTGTCCCCACACAAAAACCAATGTATAACAAAGTCGATGGGTATCCATTCGATCGTTGGCAAAATTCCTTGATTTTTGCAGGCACACCCGTGCTTGTTACGCATATCAGCACATCTAAACGTTGGGTGCATATTCAGTCTGGCTTTGTTTATGGCTGGGTTGAAGCAAACGATATAGGCTATATCACAGATTCTCAAATCAAAGCCCTTCTCAACAAAACACAATACATCACGCCTATACAAGATATAGTGAGTGTTGTTGATTCTAAAGGACGCTATGTGCTTGATGCACGCATCGGACAAATCTTCCCAAAAGCACAGATAAGTAAGCCTGATGCACGCAGAATTTACTTTTATGCCTATATGAGAAACCCCGATGGCTCCGTCAAACAAGAGATTCTTTCCGCACCAAAAGATACCTTTCAACGCTTTCCATTACCTACACAGCCTCGCTTGATCGCTCAAACAATCAACACGATGATAGGGCAACGTTACGGGTGGGGCGGACTAGGAGAAAATCGTGATTGTTCGGCTTTTATTAGGGATATTTTCACCCAATACGGGATTTATCTTCCACGAAATTCAAAAGCCCAAGTCTCCTATGGCAATAACAGCATTGATTTAAAAGCACTTTCGTCAAAAGAAAAAGAAGCTTTCATCATCGCTAATGCTACACCTTATATGACATTATTATGGCAACAAGGGCATATTATGCTTTATATTGGGCAATATCAAGGTAAAGCATTAATCGCTCATAGTGCTTGGAGCGTCATTACAGGCAAAAAATATGAGAATATGTTAGGGGGTGTTGTCATTACCACACTTCATACAGGGGAAGAACGCAATGGTCTTTTTGCCCATTCAGACTTACTGATCGATAAGATCAATGCTATGTCTGATCTCTCAATCCTTGCTCAAAATATCATTGATAAGGGCAAAAAATGATTAAAATATTTCTTTCTGTTATCCTATTGATGATGCTTTATGCACCGATTTTTGCACAATCTTCAACAATTCACATCATTGTAAGTGTCTTACCTCAAAAAAATATAGTAGAACGCATTGGCGGAGACTTTGTGAAAGTAGAAGTGCTCGTGCCTAAAGGCAAATCACCAGAGATTTATGAACCAAATATCACACAGATGAAAACCATACAAAACACTCGAATCTTCTTTGGTGTCGGTATGCCTTTTGAGCTCAAATGGCATCAACGATTTCTCAATATCAATCCTCAATTAAACTACCTTAACCTTGCAGAATCTGCATTGCCACTTCATGAGCATGACTCACACGATCATCGCCATAATCCCCATGTTTGGCTCTCGCTCACACAGATAGAGAATCAAATCACACAAATCACCCGACAATTAAGCGTGCTTGACCCCAGCCATAAAGCCATATATGAAAGCAATCAAAAGCAATTCCTGCAAGAGATTTTTACCCTCAAACAATCAATCCAAAATGTCTTTGACACACCTAATACCCAAAAGAAATTTCTTGTTTATCACCCTGCATTTGAATACTTTGCGCAAGAATTTGGTTTAGAAGAATTAAGCATTGAGCATGATGGCAAAGAACTTAAAGGGGCAGATTTGAGCAAACTTATCCAAGATATTAGACTTTATGAGCTTAAAGTGATTTTTATCCAACCTCAATTTTCCAAACAACGCGTGCAAATGCTTGCCAAAGAGCTTAATATGCGTATCATCGAGCTTGACCCACTTCAAGATTTATGGCTAGATTCAATGCAAACTTACACATGTCAAATCGCTTTTTCACTCTCCGAAAAAGAATCACAAGCTTGCATCAAGCAATACTTCAAGGCTCAACAATGAATGAGACACTTTTTCATATTAAAAACTTAAGCTTTGCCTATGATTCTCAATTGGTGCTTGAAAAGATTGATTTTACCTTTTGTAAAGGCGATTTTTGGGCGATTATCGGACCTAATGGTGGGGGTAAAAGCACACTCATTAGGCTTATTTTAGGAATCTTAAAGGCAAAAGAGGGTGAAATCAAATTTTGTCAAAATTTTGACACCAAACACATTGGCTATGTCCCTCAAAACACAAATGAAAATATCCATTTTCCTATTCAAACGCAAGATGTCATTAAAATGGGATTCTTAAAACCAAGTATTTGGGGATTTCGCACAAACAAAGCGCAAGAAAGACAGATTCAAGAAATTATGGAGAAGCTTGATATTTTACATTTGTCTCATAAGCCTTTATCCAAACTTTCTGGTGGGCAGAGGCAAAAAGTATTGATTGCAAGAGCACTTATCAATAATCCCACACTTCTAGTCCTAGATGAGCCGACCTCTAATGTTGATTCGACTTCGCAAAAAAGTATTTATAAACTTTTAGAATCTCTCAATGCCAATGGGCAAAGTATCTTAGTCATCAGTCATGATATTTCGGTGCTTTTAGGGTATGCGAAAAAAGTTCTCTACATCAATAAAAATGCTATCCCTCATACGATTCCTAAACTCAATTTGGAGTTTAACTCACATATTTGTGAAGTAGATATTCTCACACATTTTGCAAATCTTTTAGCGACCAATGCGCGAGATTCTAAAGATTCTTGTATTACTTCAGAATCTCACCATTCGCATCATCAGATCAATACACAAAATTCTCCAAAGACACAACAATGAATATTTTTGAACTCTTTTCATATCAATTTATTTGGATAGCTTTAGGCGTCTCTTTTCTTGTCAGTATTTGTAGTGGCATCGTTGGCTCTATCATAGTAGCAAATAAAAATGTCTTTGTCGCAGGAGGAGTAGCGCATAGTGCCTTTGGTGGCGTGGGCTTGGCATTATTTTGCGGATTTAGCACAATGCTTGGCGCAGTCATTTTTAGCGTGATTATGGCTTTATTTTTGACTTATGCAAGTCTGTATCAAAAAGAACGACTAGATACCTATATCGCTGCAAGTTGGGCTTTTGGAATGGCTTTGGGCGTGATTCTTATCGACTTAAGTCCGGGCTATAATAGCGACATTTCAAGCTATCTTTTTGGCTCAATCATTGCTGTGGGTTATGAAGAAATACTCATAATGCTTGGGTTTGATGTCTTTTTACTCATCTTTGTGGGATTATATTATCATCAGATTCTTAGCCTTTTTTATGATCGAGAATTTTGCCAGCTTAAAGGGCTCAATACCGCCCTTTGGACAATGGCACTTTTTATACTTATCGCCATAGGTGTAGTAATCAGTATGAATGTAGCAGGTTTGATTTTGGTGCTTGCACTTTTGTCTATTCCTGCTTATATTGCTAATCTTTTTTCACAATCATTACGCACGATGATGATTCTCTCTTGGATTGTTTCATTAATTTTTATATGGGGAGGTTTATTTGTCGCTTATTATTTAAATATCAGCATTGGAGCATGTATAGTGATATTGCTCTCAATTGGAATGTTTGGAGCATTAATATTTAAAAAACTTACTAAGGAGAAAAAATGAATCCCAGAGAAGACGATCCCTGTGCTATCGCTAAACGAGCGGTCAAAATCAGCATTGCCTGCATATTATTTATGCTTTTACTAAGCTTGATTAATATTTACATTCTTATCAATCAAGTCTCTGCAACCGCTGCAATGAGTAAAGAAATCAAAGTTTTGCAAGCCCACATTGGAGAATCTGCAGAATCTACAGATTCTCAAAGAATACTCCCATCGGAATAAGATGAGGGTTTCTTAAGGCAGATTCAAAAAACTTAAAAGAAATATTACAGGGATTATAAAGCACCCATTGTGATATTTTCTATCAGCTCACATTGCCCCCTTTTGACAATAAGCGCATCAATACAATACACATTTGCAAGACGATGTTTGGTGAGATAAATATGTGTCGCTTTGATAAGCTTTTGAAGCTTTTGGGCTGTGAGATTCATAATAGGCTCAAAGTTTTCACCGCTTTTTACTTCGACAAAATGAAGCACATCATCTTTTGTAGCGATAATGTCGATTTCTCCATATTTTGCGAAAAAATTCCTTTCGATAATTTCAAAGCCATTCTGCTCTAAAAAGAGGCAAGCAAGATTCTCACCTTCTTTGCCCTTTTCCCTACTCATTAAAGATTCTCTAATTCATCTTCAATACGAATCTTATAAGGCTTTTGTGTAACAAAATCAAGCTTTTCCAATTCATTAAGAGCATCTTTAATCTCGCGCTCGTAATTATGATGTGTTGAAAACAATAGCTTAGCAATTCTCTTGTCTGCTGTTTCCTTTTGTAAAAAGGCTTTAATAGAAATATTATGATTCCCGAGAATCTGTGAAATCTGCCCCAAAACACCGGGCTTATCATGTGCGTATAGTCGGATATAATAGCGAGAGTAAATGTCATCAATGCTTTTAAGCGTAAAACTTTGAGTATTTTCACTTTCAATAGGTTGTTTAAAGCCTAACATCACGGAGTTTTTACCTTGTGCAAAGCTGATTAAATCACTAATGACAGAACTTGCTGTCGCCTCTCCTCCAGCACCTGCACCATAATACATACTCTCCCCTACACAATCCCCTATGACGCTGATTCCATTCATTACGCCATCGACTTTGGCAATCATCGCATTTTTAGAAATCATTGCAGGGTGAACGCGTAACTCAATACAAGAATCTGTCTTTTTTGCGATTCCAAGTAGCTTAATCACATAGCCAAATTCATTAGCAAACTCCATATCATCAGGCGTGATACCCTCAATACCCTCTATCAGAATCTCTTCGGGCAAAGCATTGATCCCATAAGCCAATGATGCAAGGATAAGCAATTTATGTCCTGCATCTCCGCCGCTAATATCTAAAGTAGGATCAGATTCTGCATAACCAAGTGCTTGAGCATCTTTGAGCGCATCTGAAAAACTTTGCTGATGTTGGAGCATCTGCGTCAAAATATAATTACTCGTGCCATTGAGAATCCCGCGTATGCCTACGATATGATTTGCACTCAAACCATCTTTCAAAACGCGTATGATAGGGATACCTCCGCACACACTCGCTTCAAAACCAATTGCCAAATCCTTAGCAAGGGGTTGAATATCATAACGATGATAAGCTAACATCGCCTTATTTGCAGTAACAAACGCTTTATTCGCACGAAGCACCTTTTGGGCAATATCATAAGCAAGGTCAATACCCCCCATTAGCTCAATCACCACATCAATCTCTGCATCTTCAAGCAAATCTTCAATCCGTGTGCTTACAGACAATGCAATGCCTAGCTCCGCAAGTTTTGCTTGAG
It encodes the following:
- a CDS encoding low molecular weight protein-tyrosine-phosphatase, translating into MEAVKSILFVCLGNICRSPLAEGIARDIIRQYNLDVKVDSAGTSGWHIDEMPCAGSRNIAKKHGLNIDDLRGRRVSIYADDDFDLLIALDSNNQRDLISLGFEKSKIKKMGDFGLKGADIPDPYTYKDEEGFERIYQMLKICVHQLLSIHYPVVESHQNLQQK
- a CDS encoding Spx/MgsR family RNA polymerase-binding regulatory protein: MGVPLLYGIKTCGSVKKAIKLLDSHQIAYDFIDLKIHTPSLKDIEIWATQKGIQTILNTKGMTYKNLKKDNQLPQNDTLEENIALLHRVPMLLKRPIISYKEMLVVGFDEDALMNFVQYVKGNQ
- a CDS encoding SH3 domain-containing C40 family peptidase yields the protein MILKKILNLFPIFFLIFFLTSCSSKIIQTTQIKDLQTLPQDASFYIDSQQEKATAKVAAKDLQALQKDYLEKFYSVWKQKPNPKTAEIFWIKPSLLSSPGFGEHLQPNSKEYTKNILDTMQIERYPSLNKKAIITRTTNVRAVPTQKPMYNKVDGYPFDRWQNSLIFAGTPVLVTHISTSKRWVHIQSGFVYGWVEANDIGYITDSQIKALLNKTQYITPIQDIVSVVDSKGRYVLDARIGQIFPKAQISKPDARRIYFYAYMRNPDGSVKQEILSAPKDTFQRFPLPTQPRLIAQTINTMIGQRYGWGGLGENRDCSAFIRDIFTQYGIYLPRNSKAQVSYGNNSIDLKALSSKEKEAFIIANATPYMTLLWQQGHIMLYIGQYQGKALIAHSAWSVITGKKYENMLGGVVITTLHTGEERNGLFAHSDLLIDKINAMSDLSILAQNIIDKGKK
- a CDS encoding zinc ABC transporter substrate-binding protein; translation: MIKIFLSVILLMMLYAPIFAQSSTIHIIVSVLPQKNIVERIGGDFVKVEVLVPKGKSPEIYEPNITQMKTIQNTRIFFGVGMPFELKWHQRFLNINPQLNYLNLAESALPLHEHDSHDHRHNPHVWLSLTQIENQITQITRQLSVLDPSHKAIYESNQKQFLQEIFTLKQSIQNVFDTPNTQKKFLVYHPAFEYFAQEFGLEELSIEHDGKELKGADLSKLIQDIRLYELKVIFIQPQFSKQRVQMLAKELNMRIIELDPLQDLWLDSMQTYTCQIAFSLSEKESQACIKQYFKAQQ
- a CDS encoding ABC transporter ATP-binding protein translates to MNETLFHIKNLSFAYDSQLVLEKIDFTFCKGDFWAIIGPNGGGKSTLIRLILGILKAKEGEIKFCQNFDTKHIGYVPQNTNENIHFPIQTQDVIKMGFLKPSIWGFRTNKAQERQIQEIMEKLDILHLSHKPLSKLSGGQRQKVLIARALINNPTLLVLDEPTSNVDSTSQKSIYKLLESLNANGQSILVISHDISVLLGYAKKVLYINKNAIPHTIPKLNLEFNSHICEVDILTHFANLLATNARDSKDSCITSESHHSHHQINTQNSPKTQQ
- a CDS encoding metal ABC transporter permease — its product is MNIFELFSYQFIWIALGVSFLVSICSGIVGSIIVANKNVFVAGGVAHSAFGGVGLALFCGFSTMLGAVIFSVIMALFLTYASLYQKERLDTYIAASWAFGMALGVILIDLSPGYNSDISSYLFGSIIAVGYEEILIMLGFDVFLLIFVGLYYHQILSLFYDREFCQLKGLNTALWTMALFILIAIGVVISMNVAGLILVLALLSIPAYIANLFSQSLRTMMILSWIVSLIFIWGGLFVAYYLNISIGACIVILLSIGMFGALIFKKLTKEKK
- a CDS encoding DUF5408 family protein, with amino-acid sequence MNPREDDPCAIAKRAVKISIACILFMLLLSLINIYILINQVSATAAMSKEIKVLQAHIGESAESTDSQRILPSE
- a CDS encoding YraN family protein; this translates as MSREKGKEGENLACLFLEQNGFEIIERNFFAKYGEIDIIATKDDVLHFVEVKSGENFEPIMNLTAQKLQKLIKATHIYLTKHRLANVYCIDALIVKRGQCELIENITMGAL
- a CDS encoding homoserine dehydrogenase, producing the protein MSQPLVVGIIGLGTVGSAVASLLVRNQGVIKARAGREIVLKKAIVRDVSKAQAKLAELGIALSVSTRIEDLLEDAEIDVVIELMGGIDLAYDIAQKVLRANKAFVTANKAMLAYHRYDIQPLAKDLAIGFEASVCGGIPIIRVLKDGLSANHIVGIRGILNGTSNYILTQMLQHQQSFSDALKDAQALGYAESDPTLDISGGDAGHKLLILASLAYGINALPEEILIEGIEGITPDDMEFANEFGYVIKLLGIAKKTDSCIELRVHPAMISKNAMIAKVDGVMNGISVIGDCVGESMYYGAGAGGEATASSVISDLISFAQGKNSVMLGFKQPIESENTQSFTLKSIDDIYSRYYIRLYAHDKPGVLGQISQILGNHNISIKAFLQKETADKRIAKLLFSTHHNYEREIKDALNELEKLDFVTQKPYKIRIEDELENL